A single window of Nyctibius grandis isolate bNycGra1 chromosome Z, bNycGra1.pri, whole genome shotgun sequence DNA harbors:
- the LOC137676905 gene encoding monocarboxylate transporter 13-like, whose protein sequence is MQFKDSNPPDGGYGWVVVVSAFMVMGLTAAVLKTFCLFFVEIQQHFDELASTTSWITSVTIAVFHLGAPVASTLCVRYTHRAIVITGGLLAFSGMALGFLGLNMVWMYGTVGFLQGFGISFSWTPAISIVSHYFSKKRAFANAIASVGECAFAFTFGPFFQWLISQYGWKGALLIIGGIQLNICVCGVLMRPLASSCLLDASHSETETPPGNGASRIDKEDKSPITHKAFNWMLVRRPEFVLYAIFGILAAMSFFVPPLFLVPLSYSLGTDESWTASLLSILAIVDFAGRLLCGWYANLHITKTVHLLTMTITLISTSLMLLPLANNYLSLAIFTGFYGFFFGTTVAVHITALADVVGMPDFDSALGLFMLIRSTGGFVGPPLAGLIMDMAGDYRASFYMAGTTLVLSAGFLVTLDQIQQRKEKGSQTSTKPEKSTLLYPFLHLLKLQNRRYQEHDVVV, encoded by the exons ATGCAGTTCAAAGACAGCAATCCACCCGATGGTGGCTATGGATGGGTTGTGGTAGTGTCAGCCTTCATGGTGATGGGCCTCACTGCTGCTGTCCTCAAGACTTTTTGTCTGTTCTTTGTTGAAATCCAGCAGCACTTTGATGAACTTGCAAGCACCACTTCCTGGATCACATCAGTAACTATTGCTGTCTTTCATTTAGGAG CCCCTGTTGCCAGCACACTATGTGTACGATACACTCATCGGGCTATTGTGATCACTGGAGGACTCCTGGCTTTTTCAGGAATGGCACTGGGATTTCTTGGGCTCAACATGGTCTGGATGTATGGAACCGTTGGCTTCCTACAGG GATTTGGGATTTCCTTTTCATGGACACCAGCCATTAGCATTGTCAGCCATTATTTCTCCAAGAAAAGAGCTTTCGCCAATGCTATTGCCAGTGTTGGAGAATGTGCCTTTGCATTCACGTTTGGGCCATTTTTCCAGTGGTTGATTAGTCAATATGGATGGAAAGGTGCCCTCTTGATCATAGGTGGCATCCAACTCAATATTTGTGTCTGTGGAGTACTGATGCGACCCCTGGCAAGCAGCTGCCTCCTTGATGCTAGCCATTCTGAAACTGAGACACCACCTGGCAATGGTGCGTCTAGAATAGACAAAGAAGATAAGTCTCCCATCACACACAAAGCCTTCAACTGGATGCTTGTGAGGCGACCGGAGTTTGTACTTTATGCCATTTTTGGCATATTAGCTGCTATGAGTTTTTTTGTTCCTCCGTTATTTTTAGTTCCACTGAGTTACAGTCTGGGAACAGATGAATCGTGGACTGCATCCCTGCTATCCATTTTGGCTATAGTGGACTTTGCAGGCAGACTGCTATGTGGCTGGTATGCCAATCTCCACATTACCAAAACTGTTCATTTGCTGACAATGACAATTACACTGATCAGTACTTCCCTGATGCTGTTGCCGCTGGCTAACAATTACCTGTCATTGGCAATATTCACTGGCTTCTATGGATTCTTCTTTGGTACGACAGTTGCCGTTCACATTACAGCGCTAGCAGATGTTGTAGGCATGCCAGATTTTGACAGTGCTCTAGGGCTTTTCATGCTCATTCGAAGCACTGGAGGTTTTGTGGGGCCTCCTCTTGCTG GTCTGATCATGGACATGGCTGGAGATTACAGAGCAAGCTTCTACATGGCAGGGACCACTCTTGTCCTATCAGCTGGATTTTTAGTTACTTTAGATCAAAtccaacagagaaaagaaaagggaagccAGACTAGTACTAAACCAGAAAAGTCAACATTACTCTaccctttcctccacctcctgAAACTTCAAAACAGAAGGTATCAAGAACATGATGTAGTGGTATGA